A genomic stretch from Petrimonas mucosa includes:
- a CDS encoding Gfo/Idh/MocA family oxidoreductase has protein sequence MMTSRRDFLKTLGGVTLLTVVPRNVLGKGFIAPSDELTKGIIGVGGMGRGHIPYDNTRVVAMCDVDKNHLNQAAAMVKDKINLYHDFRELILDKNVDIVHIATPPHWHGIMSIEAAKAGKDIFCEKPMTRTIGESKRVVEAIRQYGNIFRLNTWFRFKDQFYGLGTPVKPLKKLVDSGLLGWPLKVTISKHTGFDWKFYWVGKTHLEPQSIPQELDYDMWLGPAPYKPYNAHRVHSTFRGYWDYDGGGLGDMGQHYIDPVQYLLGKDNTSPVKVEVDAPQQHPDAVGTWRSITYTYDDGCQIILWGGDYGEPNTPYIAGPNGNVYKNFVCDIPDWQKKLADFPEPEEQNANFIECVRNRQKFALNELNGHRSATIVNMGAVALRLNRTLEYDPVKEMFVNDEEANRLIDQPMRAPWSI, from the coding sequence ATTATGACCTCCAGAAGAGACTTTTTAAAAACCCTTGGGGGAGTGACACTCCTCACGGTGGTTCCCAGAAATGTACTGGGTAAGGGGTTTATCGCGCCAAGCGATGAACTGACAAAAGGAATTATCGGCGTTGGCGGAATGGGGCGTGGTCACATTCCTTACGACAACACACGCGTGGTAGCCATGTGCGATGTCGATAAGAACCACCTCAACCAGGCTGCTGCCATGGTAAAAGACAAAATCAATCTCTATCACGATTTTCGTGAACTTATCCTCGACAAGAATGTCGACATCGTTCATATCGCCACCCCGCCCCACTGGCACGGGATCATGTCGATTGAGGCGGCCAAGGCAGGAAAAGACATTTTCTGTGAAAAACCGATGACCAGGACCATTGGTGAGAGTAAACGCGTCGTCGAAGCGATCCGGCAATACGGCAACATCTTCAGGCTGAATACTTGGTTCCGTTTCAAGGATCAGTTCTACGGACTAGGAACACCGGTAAAACCGCTCAAGAAACTTGTCGATAGCGGACTCCTTGGTTGGCCGCTGAAAGTCACCATCAGCAAACATACCGGTTTCGACTGGAAATTCTACTGGGTGGGAAAAACTCATCTTGAACCGCAGTCCATACCCCAGGAACTCGATTACGACATGTGGCTGGGCCCTGCCCCATACAAACCATACAATGCCCATCGCGTCCACTCAACCTTCCGCGGGTACTGGGATTACGACGGCGGAGGTCTTGGCGATATGGGACAACACTATATCGATCCTGTTCAATATCTGCTCGGCAAGGATAATACCAGTCCGGTAAAGGTAGAGGTTGACGCCCCGCAACAGCACCCCGATGCAGTGGGTACCTGGCGCTCCATCACCTATACTTACGACGACGGTTGCCAGATTATCCTCTGGGGAGGTGACTACGGCGAACCCAACACCCCATACATCGCCGGTCCAAACGGAAATGTATACAAGAACTTCGTATGCGACATCCCCGACTGGCAAAAGAAACTGGCCGACTTCCCCGAACCGGAGGAACAGAATGCCAATTTCATCGAGTGTGTCCGCAACCGGCAGAAGTTTGCACTGAATGAACTGAATGGTCACCGCTCCGCAACCATCGTGAATATGGGTGCAGTAGCACTCCGATTAAACAGGACACTCGAGTATGACCCTGTAAAAGAGATGTTTGTAAACGATGAAGAGGCCAATCGCCTGATCGATCAGCCGATGCGAGCTCCATGGAGTATTTAA
- a CDS encoding RNA polymerase sigma factor, translated as MAYFSYVKSIYEKYIDQLYAYALHWGFDRNVAMDAIHDVFYKLCSNGNSLENVANVKFFLFRSLKNRLIDIYRSNREHAGILASNGDGGNEMSFRLNVSIEDDLIEEEDREEIRQKVEKILNQLTDRQREIIYLRYVQEYSYEEIAALMQISVLSCRNLMSKAVTRIRESNLFSIFPAQAICLFSFF; from the coding sequence ATGGCCTATTTCTCCTATGTCAAATCAATTTATGAGAAGTATATAGATCAGCTATACGCTTACGCTCTCCATTGGGGATTTGACAGAAATGTTGCCATGGATGCCATACACGATGTTTTTTACAAACTCTGTTCGAATGGCAATTCATTGGAAAACGTAGCGAACGTAAAGTTCTTTCTTTTCAGGTCACTTAAAAACAGACTCATCGATATCTACCGGTCAAACAGGGAACATGCGGGAATACTTGCCTCCAACGGTGATGGCGGCAATGAGATGTCGTTCCGGTTGAATGTAAGCATTGAAGATGATCTGATAGAGGAAGAGGATCGGGAAGAGATACGTCAGAAAGTGGAAAAAATATTGAACCAACTGACCGACAGGCAGCGTGAAATCATCTATCTTCGCTATGTCCAGGAGTACAGTTATGAAGAGATTGCAGCACTTATGCAGATATCTGTCCTCTCCTGCCGCAATCTCATGAGCAAGGCGGTAACGCGGATAAGGGAAAGCAACCTTTTCTCCATTTTCCCTGCTCAGGCGATCTGCCTCTTTTCATTTTTTTGA